From the genome of Campylobacter concisus, one region includes:
- a CDS encoding DMT family transporter produces the protein MQTKGFLWVLDGAVAECGWAYGLKHAQDAVGFALTAALVCVSFVSFMKAMKYLPVSVAYTVFVGFGAFFIVVAESVSEYSSSGQTPDALRLFFIATLIAGVLGLKRLKS, from the coding sequence ATGCAAACTAAGGGCTTTTTGTGGGTGCTAGACGGCGCGGTCGCCGAGTGCGGCTGGGCGTACGGGCTAAAACACGCCCAAGATGCCGTAGGATTCGCGCTTACTGCTGCGTTAGTATGCGTTAGCTTCGTATCGTTTATGAAGGCTATGAAATACTTGCCCGTTAGCGTCGCATATACCGTATTTGTAGGATTTGGAGCGTTTTTTATCGTGGTCGCCGAAAGCGTTAGCGAATACAGCTCAAGCGGCCAGACGCCGGATGCTTTGCGGCTATTTTTCATAGCGACGCTGATCGCGGGCGTGCTAGGGCTAAAGAGGCTAAAATCTTGA
- a CDS encoding DMT family transporter, with translation MTHVLALLAAGCCEVSGVFFLTKFQKSFGVKKAGNFLILVANFAISLWLLSYAMQAMPMSVAYAIWTGMGAVGAVLVGVVFNNEKVNLEKALFLSLVIISVVMLKII, from the coding sequence TTGACGCACGTTTTAGCTCTTTTGGCGGCCGGGTGCTGCGAGGTCTCGGGCGTGTTTTTTCTAACCAAATTTCAAAAAAGCTTCGGCGTGAAAAAAGCGGGGAATTTTTTGATCTTAGTCGCAAATTTCGCCATTTCTCTTTGGCTTTTGAGTTACGCGATGCAGGCGATGCCGATGTCGGTAGCGTACGCGATCTGGACGGGCATGGGAGCTGTTGGGGCGGTGCTGGTTGGCGTGGTATTTAACAACGAAAAGGTAAATTTAGAAAAAGCCCTCTTTTTATCGCTCGTCATCATTAGCGTGGTGATGTTAAAGATCATTTAA
- a CDS encoding TonB-dependent hemoglobin/transferrin/lactoferrin family receptor produces the protein MRICRILFVSSIASSFVFASQDMLLEGVVVSAAGISSKKTELSKSELKKGQIFSERDLVRNETGVTVTEGGRSGNNGYAIRGVDSDRVSLKIDGMEAVESFMPRSYNILGILNGNRNSTELENISSVEFVKGANSLNKGSGAIGGSVSMQTKNIDDFVRDGQNVGFYSKSAYVSKNSEFRQVAGAGVKAGGIEALFQHTYKRGKQTKNFYSGKLDDVPFCGMGTSMEDSYLADKYPELCSFGRILPDDVRFRTHSNLMKFGYRVDSHFLNTSYEDFRQNYFTEEKSNSTATLNRKQTRDSIPYKRYGIYYEFVPDHDALLSNLKVSFYKQRVQQRSNFTRYHANYPNDMQYNSSFDQKDSYEFFQDKKQLDISGMSGDINVGKFSHILSFGLGRHISTFKNKNLQLRQSFNTKWSGSGFIVDPANPFKPVKATDVTFAQPVKSTLEYAFLGDDMGLNEVLSLNYGVRLDRYVYKPKQANIASGAGYKMVTTPELQKSKFKAITYNAGAQYDINNNLSVNYAFSTGFRAPRVEEMYFDTPRDSTRYVRNLELKPEKAFNHEVSLLSSGQSYALALSAFYSKYRDFIDTDYDVGIDEIEELDFDTWELVKKYSKKSLDFKHVNVGRATVKGLELNSRVNGNALNLSENLYASLKATYARGKKNDGTSLMAIQPFTAVAGLGYSDNKFDLLLTSKFVAAKKAKDAVSKIPPNFSQIIVDRDTGKVTGTTQPEAHKFLSKSYFVFDLTMGYKISKNFSINAGVFNIFNKEYSTWENLRQLRYNGNQSYVKFDGTGLERYTAPGRNFSVSFEIRY, from the coding sequence ATGAGAATTTGTAGAATTTTGTTTGTATCTAGTATAGCATCCAGCTTTGTCTTTGCATCACAAGATATGCTACTAGAAGGTGTTGTTGTAAGTGCGGCTGGTATATCATCGAAAAAAACAGAGCTTAGTAAAAGTGAGTTAAAAAAGGGTCAAATTTTCTCTGAGCGAGATCTTGTGCGAAACGAAACTGGCGTAACTGTCACAGAAGGCGGTAGAAGTGGTAATAATGGATATGCTATACGAGGTGTAGATAGCGATAGGGTTTCTTTAAAGATAGATGGAATGGAAGCCGTTGAGAGTTTTATGCCCCGCTCTTATAATATTTTAGGGATTTTAAATGGAAACCGAAATAGCACCGAGCTTGAAAATATAAGCAGTGTAGAATTTGTAAAAGGTGCAAATTCATTAAACAAAGGTAGTGGCGCAATCGGTGGTAGTGTTAGTATGCAGACAAAAAATATTGATGATTTTGTAAGAGATGGGCAAAATGTTGGTTTTTATAGTAAAAGCGCATATGTATCAAAAAATAGTGAATTTAGACAAGTTGCAGGTGCAGGCGTAAAAGCAGGCGGTATCGAAGCACTGTTTCAGCATACGTATAAGCGTGGCAAGCAGACAAAGAATTTTTACAGTGGAAAGTTAGATGATGTGCCATTTTGTGGAATGGGGACTAGTATGGAGGATTCATATTTGGCAGATAAATACCCAGAACTTTGCTCTTTTGGTAGAATTTTACCTGATGATGTGAGATTTCGCACACACTCGAATTTGATGAAATTTGGCTATAGGGTTGACTCGCATTTTTTAAATACATCATATGAAGACTTTAGGCAAAACTATTTTACAGAAGAGAAGAGTAATAGTACCGCAACACTTAATAGAAAGCAGACAAGAGATAGCATCCCTTACAAAAGATATGGAATTTACTATGAGTTTGTACCAGATCATGATGCTTTACTAAGTAATTTAAAGGTAAGCTTTTATAAGCAAAGAGTCCAGCAGAGGTCAAATTTCACAAGATATCATGCAAACTATCCAAACGACATGCAATACAACTCAAGTTTTGATCAAAAAGATAGCTATGAATTTTTTCAAGATAAAAAACAGCTTGATATAAGCGGCATGAGTGGTGACATTAATGTAGGTAAATTTTCTCACATCTTGAGTTTTGGTCTTGGTAGGCATATCTCTACCTTTAAAAATAAAAATTTACAACTTAGACAAAGTTTTAATACAAAATGGAGCGGTAGTGGTTTTATCGTAGATCCAGCAAATCCTTTTAAGCCGGTTAAGGCAACGGACGTAACCTTTGCTCAGCCAGTAAAAAGCACTCTTGAATATGCTTTTCTGGGTGACGATATGGGCTTAAACGAAGTCTTAAGTCTAAATTACGGAGTTAGACTTGATAGATATGTTTATAAACCCAAGCAAGCAAATATTGCCTCTGGTGCAGGATATAAAATGGTCACAACACCAGAGCTACAAAAAAGTAAATTTAAAGCTATTACTTACAATGCAGGAGCCCAGTATGATATAAATAACAATTTGAGTGTTAACTATGCGTTTAGTACCGGTTTTCGTGCACCAAGAGTCGAGGAGATGTATTTTGATACGCCTAGGGATAGTACAAGATATGTTAGAAATTTGGAGCTAAAACCAGAAAAAGCCTTTAATCATGAAGTAAGTTTATTGTCATCAGGTCAGAGTTATGCGCTTGCTCTTAGTGCTTTTTATTCTAAATATAGAGATTTTATTGATACTGATTATGATGTTGGTATTGATGAGATAGAAGAACTTGATTTTGATACATGGGAGCTTGTAAAAAAATACAGTAAAAAAAGTCTCGATTTTAAACATGTAAATGTCGGTAGAGCTACCGTCAAAGGCTTGGAGCTAAATTCACGTGTAAATGGGAATGCACTAAATTTAAGTGAAAATTTATATGCAAGCTTAAAGGCGACTTATGCGCGTGGCAAAAAAAATGATGGAACTTCACTTATGGCTATTCAGCCGTTTACTGCAGTAGCTGGACTTGGGTATAGTGATAATAAATTTGATCTCTTGCTAACTAGTAAATTTGTAGCAGCCAAAAAAGCAAAAGATGCGGTTTCAAAAATACCACCAAATTTTTCTCAGATAATCGTCGATAGAGATACAGGCAAAGTGACTGGTACAACTCAGCCAGAAGCACATAAATTCCTAAGTAAAAGCTATTTTGTCTTTGACTTAACTATGGGTTATAAGATCAGTAAAAATTTCAGCATCAATGCAGGCGTGTTTAATATTTTTAACAAAGAGTATTCTACTTGGGAAAATTTAAGACAGCTTAGATATAACGGTAACCAAAGCTATGTTAAATTTGATGGTACCGGACTTGAGCGATATACTGCTCCTGGTAGAAATTTTAGCGTTTCTTTTGAGATTAGATATTAG